The following DNA comes from Xiphias gladius isolate SHS-SW01 ecotype Sanya breed wild chromosome 10, ASM1685928v1, whole genome shotgun sequence.
GTTGTTGGTGGTTGGAATTACGCAGTAGATTtataattttcataattgtaTCTGTATCATTTACGGTGGTTTGAAGTTTGAGACAAAAGCTTCTCAGGTACAACTGTTCTGTTTACACGTCATTCACTCTGATGTTGTAGATACACTTGTTATGCACATGAAATGTCCTCTTAAtggataaatggaaaaaaagatgaaacaggaaaaatctGATTGTGTTTCAGCGTTAGTATCAGTGTTAGTGTTTGAAGGTGATTTCCTTCTATTAAAAAACATGCaaagtaaaactgagaaaaaacatgttgctCATTAACAGATTTGTATACTTGTGTGTAGACTGAAACTCATCATTgcatgatgtttgtttttaatttgtatgaAAACTGGATTTCTTCTGCGATTTTGTGTGAAGCTGTTGGCCTCTTCAGATGCCTTGCTggtaacaattattttttgtcgtttttaattgctttataGAAGGAACATGAAATGTTATGATTGGAAGTTGGCtatacatacatgcaaatgACATGTCTTATTTACTGGTAAATTAGCCACTTTGACTTAATTCATGAAGAGACACCACTTACTAAGTTAACCTAAGCAATTTTGTTCTGGCAGGCCAGAATGTCAAGATACTTAAATTTAAACTTGATTGCTAATTATAAACTAAAAGCAGTGATGTAATGACATGGTTTATGGCTGTCGGTTGTTCCACTGgattaaatatttctgtttaaaatcGATTTACAGTCATTAAATATCAAGAAAAACTTTAattatgtgtttaaatatttttcttattctatTAAAAGGCCattcaaaagcaaaaatcatTTAAGACATATGattttattatgtatattacatcattacattatattcaaacagaaaacaagatgcCACTACATGAATTACAACCTCAAAATTACAGTTTGAGGTTGACCCGGTCGTGGTACTTCTGGTATGGATCATTGAGATAccagttcctcctcctccaaaaAGAAGTTGTCATTTTATCCAAAAGcttgctctgtgttttgttaCAGAATACGATCTCCCTCAGGCGCTTTCGTCTGGCAGGCTTCTTCTTCCACAGTTTCTTCTTGTATCCAGCCTATTTACACCCAAAAACAAGATGTCAGATTGgctaaattgtgttttttttttgtttgttttttttgctgtaaagaAAACAATCCAATGATTTTGATAGTTAACAGTGAAACAAACGTACCTTGCGTCTGATCCAAAGTCCACAGTGTAGCCTCATGAACCTTTCTGTGACAGATTTTacactcttcctcttccccttctTCAGACTGTAGTACGTCAGATTTCTGCTTGGCTGCAGAGTCAGACTGGGAACAAGAGCTGACACCCTGCAAcaagacagagaagcagaactACTGTTATTTAAAATACCTAACAATCTAAAATACCTATATACAATGCAGgtgaatttaataaaaaaaaagaaaaaaaaagaaaacacatttaaaaagttcTTAAGTCACAGCTTTGTCATTGGAAAGAGACTAATAAGgctgtttgtaatttttttttaaatcacaattttCAATGCTGTGCCCCCCGCCCCAGTTTTATTGCAGAGTTGAGCTACCTCGCCTGACATAAAAACACTTCTGCTAACATTATCAAAATTATACttcttaataaaacaaaacattagcattcaagGCTAAAGAGCAGAGGTACTCTCTCTCACTGCAAGTGCGAGATACTTAGTAAGTAAAGCTGTTGGTTAGGTTGAGAACTGTCACAAGGTGACAATCAGGATCTGGATGGCCCTCAACCTCCATGTACTGGGGTGGGGGCAAAATCTTAAACTTTGTAACTGTTACTTGGGTGAACTGACACTTAGTCCAATATATTGATGAATTAGTTTTTCCCAAAAACCGGAGGACCACCTGGACCATCTGAGAAGGTTATTCAAGGTTACCACCAGTAGTTACAgctttacttatttattcaaCATTCTCATTGTAGAAGCTGGTTCAATTTATCCGTCCTGTCATTGTCCATCTGTAGTATAAACAGTTGTTTGTACAAcataaaaattcacatttaatttaGAAGTGCTGACCAAATCACTGGGGCTCTTATTCtattctgtttgtctgtctttaacATAAACGTTATCAACCCATAGTACAAGAGACAAaattctctgccttttttcctctttattaaCCCATCCTGTGAATTTCCAGTGACCTGCTGgaacagtatttaaaaataaaacgtgCAGACAGCTTTTTGTTGTGGCCACATTGGGTGATAAGCTAACTATCAAGAGCTTAATAACACTGTAACCCCTtgacagtagtttttttttctccaggccTTTACCGTTGTAGGATGTTGTACCGGGGTGTCTGGCACACCGTAGACCGCAGAGGAGCGCGGGCAGCGGCTGCCGCGGCGCCGTAGAGAGACGGAGGCTGGATCAGGGTGGAGAGCTGACAGAGCTGTGGTGTCCTGGCACGCAGAGACGCGGACAGCGGCCTCAGCAGCCCTGTCAAGACACACGGACGACATGAAAACACGAGAGGAGCCGCGGCGAAGAGAAAACCTCGCCGGCGTTACATACTGTTAGCTAATGTACCGACTTCACCGGGCGACTACCGGTACTAACAAACCACACGGACGCAGAATCGCTTCAGCAAGTCAGTACATTAAAACACAGGTGACATAAAAATTTACTGAAGGAGAACGGTGATATGAATGTCAAATTGTAGATACATACCGGACACTCTCCTTGCCAGGACGGCCGCCATGTTTTCCCGTGAATGCTGGCGTAAGTACGGAGTCCTGTTTGgacaaatttgattttttttttttcacgttaaCGTTAATGCTACACAGTGCGTTACCGCCACCTAGCAACGGTCACTGGATATGTACCTATGTAAACATATCTACACATTTAGTCATTATTGTTGTAGCGAAATGTTACCACATTAATATAACACTCAGAGAAAGGCCATCCTGGATAATCAgtccttttactttttataatgAAAGCAATTTGCTGTCAATAGTCAATGTGCCGTCACTTAAATCCAGAATACggtatgaaaaaacaaatcctggTAACAAATCGATGGTCATGCACTCCAGTGTCCTGTCTGTGTGCACGCTGCGACGTTGAAACTCACAGTCTCGTGTGCCTTGTGGATAACTCTCAGCTGTGCCTGTCTTTCTGCCCCGCGGTTATCCCTCTCTTGTTTATCTGATCCTGAGGTCTGCCATGTGTCACGGCCTCCTGTTGGGTGTCTACCTAATGTGGAGCGAAGTGCTCAGTGCTGTGGGACCACAGCCTTGTCAGAACgacttttctcttctttcctttagTCCGGCAACCCTAGCATTATCCACCGAGCGCCTATTTTTCATGGCAGGCATGTTCACTTTACCACGGAAGGACATGCGCGGGTGCAACCCAGCAAATGAATACTTGGACTGGCTTTAACTGGCGGATGCCGCTAGATGTTAATGCTTTTAAAGGCAGTGCATTGGCTTCATCATTTGCAGTCGCCTGTCCTACTATGTGAAATACTGATTGACTGCTTTGAAAACAGATAGATAGTAGTACATCATGTTTAGAATATAAGTCTTTTTGTCTGCTCTGGGAATGACACAGCAGTGGACCAATTAAAAGTCCAGATTCACACTTTCCACACATTGCAAAGCCAGTTTCACagtatttacttaagtactgcTAGGATATCATCCAAGCCTCTCAAACTAAGCTCATGCTCTACTGAAAGCAGATCAGTGTTTTATTTCCAATAACGTACTAAAACTTTGTTggggcaacaaaaaaaaagcacaatggCAGTTGTCACCCCCTGTGCTGACCCTACATGTAAAGGgaattatgttgtttttcttggctAAATTACTGAAAGgctacattttgaaaaagccaACTCCAGCATTAAGGGATGAACTGAGGCTTTTTATGAGTTCAAAGGTATTAAGTTGTGTTAAAATTGTGGAGAAACCTGGACAGAAAACAAGTTGCGATGCGATTCTGtaatacaatttaaataattacaaaagaaTTGGAAACCAGGCTcaattgaatcatttttatttcttttaaaacatacaaatataaccttaaaaaagcagatgaaaaatattaagcAAAGGTATCAATGAAACTACAGACAAcatgacatactgtaattaaatgcattaaaaaagaCAAGGCACTACCCACAGTTTACGTCTCTCTGTCAATGAGGAACTACACAAGTTTATGGAGGCACCTACAAGTCAACTGACATGAGTGCAAAGTAAATCAATTactctggtaaaaaaaaaagtgcttttcaTAGGAGGGAGAGGTTCCCACCAAGCCGAGGCACGCATCTCATTTTCCCCGTTCCAGCATACCTCTCATAATCCAATGACCTAGTTTACAAAAGGAACGCGTTTATCTCTGAGTGGAACAACTGTTACAGTGTCAAACTACAAGAATTCACAAAAGAATGACCTTCTGTTTCTCAATAATATATTCAAATGTACCACATTAAAAAAGCTGGTGAATTGTCAAAGTACTCTTGAGGCATCAGCCCAGGATTTTACCATCAGTCTTCCTCTATCAGTTCTTTTGTCTTTAGTGGAGACCCATGTGGAGAAAAGATTTCACttggttttgtccaaccaagCACTTACGGTAGGAAAGCTAAAC
Coding sequences within:
- the mrpl35 gene encoding 39S ribosomal protein L35, mitochondrial; amino-acid sequence: MAAVLARRVSGLLRPLSASLRARTPQLCQLSTLIQPPSLYGAAAAAARAPLRSTVCQTPRYNILQRVSALVPSLTLQPSRNLTYYSLKKGKRKSVKSVTERFMRLHCGLWIRRKAGYKKKLWKKKPARRKRLREIVFCNKTQSKLLDKMTTSFWRRRNWYLNDPYQKYHDRVNLKL